A genome region from Alicyclobacillus acidocaldarius subsp. acidocaldarius DSM 446 includes the following:
- the pdaB gene encoding polysaccharide deacetylase family sporulation protein PdaB: protein MRSFWKRLRAGVAALTAACVCAVSCMSLQAGSVRAADTKAQAPKAVYKVDTKEKVVALTFDISWGHRTPEPVLETLKKCGVTKATFFLSGPWTMHHPEIAKKIKAMGYEIGSHGYLHKDYSNYPDSWIREQAMLADKAIQQVTGVKPKLFRTPNGDLNLRVIRCLTSMGYTVVQWNTDSLDWKNPGVDAIVNRVTKRVVPGDIVLMHASDSSKQIVEALPRIVENLRQQGYRFVTVSELLAGANVQSKVQ, encoded by the coding sequence ATGCGGAGCTTCTGGAAGCGACTTCGCGCGGGCGTCGCCGCGCTCACGGCCGCATGCGTGTGCGCCGTGTCGTGCATGAGCCTGCAAGCCGGGTCGGTGCGCGCCGCCGATACGAAGGCTCAGGCCCCGAAGGCCGTGTACAAGGTGGATACGAAGGAGAAAGTGGTGGCCCTGACCTTTGACATCTCCTGGGGGCATCGCACGCCCGAGCCGGTGTTGGAGACGCTGAAGAAATGCGGTGTGACGAAGGCGACGTTTTTTCTGAGCGGGCCCTGGACGATGCACCATCCCGAGATCGCCAAGAAGATCAAGGCCATGGGCTATGAAATCGGGAGCCACGGATACCTGCACAAGGACTATTCGAATTACCCGGATTCCTGGATCCGAGAGCAGGCGATGCTCGCGGACAAGGCCATTCAGCAGGTCACGGGCGTGAAACCGAAGCTGTTCCGGACGCCGAACGGCGACCTCAATCTGCGGGTCATTCGCTGTCTCACGAGCATGGGCTACACGGTGGTACAGTGGAACACCGACTCGCTCGACTGGAAGAACCCAGGCGTGGACGCGATTGTCAACCGGGTGACGAAGCGGGTGGTGCCGGGCGACATCGTGCTGATGCACGCCAGCGACTCTTCGAAGCAGATCGTGGAGGCGCTGCCGAGGATCGTCGAAAATCTGCGCCAGCAGGGGTATCGGTTTGTGACGGTATCCGAGCTCCTGGCGGGCGCCAACGTGCAGTCCAAAGTGCAGTGA
- the gerD gene encoding spore germination lipoprotein GerD: MNNRLARLVAIGLAALAVTGCGMNAGADVSASGEGGGGNYTQTKQMVVDILNSKEGQQALLDTLKNPEFKNQLIASPDEVKQALTDFIQSKQTQTFLTEAAKDPQFAAALAKAAQPELKDTVESLMKDPNFQQDMLVLLQSNEFMKSLQTMMQGPEFRSELQKVILQTLASPTFQVQFQQTVQDAVQKAMQAGQATAGGQGQGEKGGSQEKSSNSSEESGSSS, encoded by the coding sequence GTGAACAACAGGCTTGCGCGCCTCGTGGCAATCGGGCTCGCGGCTCTCGCCGTCACTGGCTGTGGCATGAACGCCGGGGCTGACGTGAGCGCAAGCGGAGAGGGCGGGGGCGGGAATTACACACAGACGAAACAGATGGTCGTGGACATCCTCAATTCAAAGGAAGGCCAGCAGGCGCTCTTGGACACCCTGAAAAATCCGGAGTTCAAAAATCAGCTCATCGCTTCACCTGACGAGGTGAAACAGGCGCTCACCGACTTCATTCAGTCGAAACAGACCCAGACCTTTCTGACCGAGGCCGCCAAGGACCCGCAGTTCGCGGCGGCGCTCGCCAAGGCCGCGCAGCCCGAGCTCAAGGATACCGTCGAGAGCCTGATGAAAGATCCGAACTTCCAGCAGGACATGCTGGTGCTCCTGCAATCGAACGAGTTCATGAAGTCCCTGCAGACGATGATGCAGGGACCTGAATTTCGATCCGAACTGCAGAAGGTGATTCTCCAGACCCTCGCCTCGCCGACGTTCCAGGTTCAGTTCCAGCAGACCGTGCAGGACGCTGTGCAGAAGGCGATGCAGGCCGGACAGGCCACGGCAGGGGGACAAGGCCAGGGCGAAAAGGGCGGATCGCAGGAGAAGTCGAGCAATTCGTCGGAGGAGTCGGGATCGTCCTCGTGA
- a CDS encoding Mrp/NBP35 family ATP-binding protein: protein MVTREQVIEALRDVKDPEVGRSIVELDMVPSVEIEGGKVTVDVLLTIRGCPLSNVIEREIRERLSQLEGVTEIEVRVGHMTDEQRAQFAAKVRGMGRANAEAQQAELPPILREQGRQFLAIASGKGGVGKSTVTANLAVALARKGYRVALIDADIYGFSIPVIFGIEGVKPATIEDLIMPVQAEGVKIMSMQFFVPENTPVVWRGPMLGKTLRSFFGQVHWGDVDIVLLDLPPGTGDVALDVHTLLPQSKQLIVTTPQAAAAEVAVRAGLMGVRTNHQVIGVVENMAYFVCDSCGETAYLFGRGGGERVAAALNTTLLAEIPIANQEKERAGIFSAESLHGQVFAKLADRVAEAMGLAQNRELRA, encoded by the coding sequence ATGGTGACTCGCGAGCAGGTCATCGAGGCGCTCCGGGACGTGAAGGATCCGGAGGTCGGCCGCAGCATCGTGGAGTTGGACATGGTGCCGTCGGTCGAGATCGAAGGCGGAAAGGTCACCGTGGACGTGTTGCTCACCATCCGCGGCTGCCCGCTGTCCAACGTCATTGAGCGGGAAATCCGGGAGCGCCTGTCGCAACTCGAAGGCGTGACCGAAATCGAGGTGCGCGTGGGTCACATGACGGACGAACAGCGCGCGCAGTTCGCCGCCAAGGTGCGCGGCATGGGGCGGGCGAACGCCGAAGCGCAGCAGGCCGAGCTTCCGCCCATCCTGCGGGAGCAGGGGCGGCAATTCCTCGCCATCGCCTCCGGCAAGGGAGGCGTCGGCAAGTCCACCGTGACGGCCAATCTGGCGGTTGCCCTCGCGCGAAAGGGCTACCGGGTGGCGCTCATCGATGCGGACATCTACGGCTTCAGCATCCCGGTCATCTTCGGCATCGAGGGCGTGAAGCCGGCGACCATCGAGGATCTGATCATGCCCGTGCAGGCCGAGGGCGTGAAGATCATGTCCATGCAGTTCTTCGTGCCTGAGAACACGCCCGTGGTGTGGCGCGGCCCGATGTTGGGCAAGACGCTGCGCAGCTTTTTCGGGCAGGTCCACTGGGGCGACGTGGACATCGTGCTGCTGGACCTGCCGCCGGGCACGGGCGACGTGGCGCTGGATGTGCACACGCTTCTGCCGCAGAGCAAGCAGCTCATCGTCACCACCCCGCAGGCCGCCGCGGCTGAGGTGGCGGTGCGCGCGGGTCTGATGGGCGTGCGCACGAATCACCAGGTCATCGGCGTCGTCGAAAACATGGCCTACTTCGTGTGCGACTCGTGCGGAGAGACTGCGTACCTGTTCGGCCGGGGCGGTGGGGAGCGCGTCGCCGCGGCGCTCAACACGACCCTCCTCGCCGAGATCCCGATTGCGAATCAGGAGAAGGAGCGCGCGGGGATCTTTTCCGCCGAGTCCCTGCACGGGCAGGTCTTTGCTAAGCTGGCCGATCGCGTCGCGGAGGCCATGGGTCTCGCTCAGAACCGCGAACTCCGGGCGTGA
- a CDS encoding N-acetylmuramoyl-L-alanine amidase → MHGKHRHVPLAFAAMAMLVGATSLVVPVQDARAAWFRPLQHRVNPGVQATGIQGKVIVVDAGHGGRDSGARGVGGIEEKDITLSVALKLARYLQQGGAIVIMTRTTDTDLATERDRAMRQRHLGDLRGRLNVVRRQRVDAFVSIHCNSAPSPDWRGAQVLYLKTNPHAKQLATVMQEAFRTELLPTHRDVQSNRTLFLLKRIEGPTVLAEIGFVSNPEEARALTTDAYQERVAFAMYEALVRYFSDPAVEQVPEDDG, encoded by the coding sequence ATGCACGGGAAGCACAGGCACGTGCCGCTCGCGTTCGCTGCGATGGCGATGCTCGTGGGGGCGACCTCCCTCGTGGTACCCGTACAGGATGCGCGGGCGGCATGGTTTCGTCCGCTTCAGCATAGGGTGAATCCAGGTGTTCAAGCGACCGGCATCCAGGGCAAGGTCATCGTCGTGGATGCAGGCCATGGCGGCCGCGACTCCGGAGCGCGAGGCGTCGGCGGAATTGAGGAGAAGGATATCACACTCTCCGTTGCGCTCAAGCTCGCGCGCTACCTGCAGCAGGGCGGCGCCATCGTCATCATGACAAGGACCACGGACACCGACCTCGCCACAGAGCGCGATCGCGCCATGAGACAGCGCCATTTGGGCGATCTGCGCGGCCGATTGAACGTGGTTCGCCGCCAGCGCGTCGACGCCTTTGTTTCGATTCACTGCAACAGCGCACCATCTCCCGACTGGCGTGGCGCTCAGGTCCTGTACCTGAAGACGAATCCGCACGCCAAGCAGCTCGCAACCGTGATGCAGGAGGCGTTTCGGACGGAGCTTCTGCCGACGCACCGCGATGTGCAGTCGAATCGGACGCTCTTCCTTCTCAAGCGCATCGAAGGGCCCACGGTTCTGGCGGAAATCGGATTTGTGTCGAACCCGGAGGAGGCGCGCGCGCTCACCACGGACGCCTATCAGGAGCGCGTGGCCTTCGCCATGTACGAAGCCCTGGTTCGCTACTTCAGCGATCCGGCCGTAGAGCAAGTGCCGGAGGACGACGGCTAA
- the rpsI gene encoding 30S ribosomal protein S9 — MASVQYWAVGRRKTSVARVRLLPGDGKIMVNKRPMDEYFGLESLKLIVKQPLLLTDTVGQYDVYVNVRGGGISGQAGAIRHGIARALLKVDPNLRPTLKRAGLLTRDARMKERKKYGLKAARRAPQFSKR, encoded by the coding sequence TTGGCAAGCGTTCAATACTGGGCTGTGGGCCGTCGCAAGACCTCCGTCGCTCGCGTGCGCCTTCTTCCGGGCGACGGCAAGATTATGGTGAACAAGCGGCCGATGGACGAGTACTTCGGGCTCGAGTCGCTGAAGCTGATTGTCAAGCAACCGCTGTTGCTCACGGACACGGTGGGGCAGTACGACGTGTACGTGAACGTGCGCGGCGGGGGGATCTCCGGGCAGGCGGGGGCCATCCGTCACGGCATCGCTCGCGCCCTGCTGAAAGTGGATCCGAATCTGCGCCCGACGCTGAAGCGCGCAGGACTCTTGACTCGCGATGCGCGCATGAAGGAGCGCAAGAAGTACGGGCTCAAGGCTGCGCGTCGCGCGCCACAGTTCTCGAAGCGCTGA
- the rplM gene encoding 50S ribosomal protein L13: MRTTYMAKPGSVERKWYVIDATGWRVGRLATQIAMILRGKHKPEFTPHVDTGDFVIVVNADKVVFTGRKLDQKKYYRHSGYPGGLKVTTARTMLNTHPERVLYYAVRGMLPHNSLGRQQLKKLHIYAGPEHPHAAQKPIPFVPGETRE; this comes from the coding sequence ATGCGTACGACATACATGGCGAAGCCCGGCTCCGTCGAGCGCAAGTGGTACGTCATTGATGCCACGGGATGGCGCGTGGGCCGCTTGGCGACGCAGATTGCGATGATTTTGCGAGGGAAGCATAAACCCGAGTTCACGCCCCACGTCGACACGGGCGATTTTGTCATCGTCGTGAATGCGGACAAGGTTGTGTTCACGGGCCGCAAGCTGGATCAGAAGAAGTATTACCGCCACTCCGGTTACCCGGGCGGTCTCAAGGTCACCACGGCGCGCACCATGCTGAATACGCACCCGGAGCGCGTGCTGTACTATGCCGTGCGCGGCATGCTGCCGCACAACTCGCTCGGCCGTCAGCAACTGAAGAAGCTCCACATCTACGCGGGGCCTGAGCATCCGCATGCGGCGCAAAAACCGATTCCGTTCGTACCCGGCGAGACGCGGGAGTAA
- the truA gene encoding tRNA pseudouridine(38-40) synthase TruA has translation MSRGRRIRLVLGYDGSGFHGFARQEGLRTVQGVLEDELRRMLGVDILVEGSGRTDRGVHARAQVVHFDLPYGPPADRMVHVLRRRLPADLLPRDAGEVDEGFHARFSVVRKTYRYTLDLAPLPSLYWYRFSWHHPEPLDLAAMQEAARHLLGEHDFTSFCAAEARQRDKVRRIDRVEFRQDGSRLHIEFEGNGFLQYMVRILVGTLVKVGRGQERPDRIPLILEARDRRLAGETAPPHGLCLWNVEYPPEYGGKVIDLADDL, from the coding sequence GTGAGCCGTGGGCGCCGCATACGACTCGTGCTGGGCTATGACGGGTCGGGCTTCCACGGCTTTGCCCGTCAAGAAGGCCTGCGCACGGTTCAGGGCGTGCTGGAAGACGAGCTAAGGCGCATGCTCGGCGTGGACATCCTCGTCGAAGGCTCCGGTCGGACGGATCGGGGCGTGCACGCGCGCGCTCAGGTGGTCCACTTCGACCTGCCGTACGGCCCGCCTGCGGATCGGATGGTGCACGTGTTGCGCCGGCGACTGCCTGCCGATCTGCTGCCTCGAGATGCGGGCGAGGTGGACGAGGGGTTCCACGCACGCTTTTCCGTCGTCCGAAAGACCTACCGGTACACGCTGGATTTGGCCCCTCTGCCGAGCCTCTACTGGTACCGATTCAGCTGGCATCATCCGGAACCGCTCGATCTCGCCGCGATGCAAGAGGCGGCACGCCATCTCCTGGGCGAGCACGACTTCACCTCGTTCTGTGCGGCCGAGGCGCGGCAGCGGGATAAGGTGCGCCGGATCGACCGCGTCGAGTTCCGGCAGGACGGATCGCGCCTCCATATCGAATTCGAGGGAAACGGGTTCCTGCAATACATGGTGCGGATCTTGGTGGGCACCTTGGTGAAGGTCGGCCGAGGTCAAGAGAGGCCGGATCGAATTCCGCTCATCTTGGAGGCTCGGGACAGGCGGCTCGCCGGCGAGACGGCGCCGCCGCACGGCTTGTGTCTGTGGAACGTGGAGTATCCGCCTGAGTATGGCGGGAAGGTCATTGATCTGGCTGACGATTTATAA
- the rplQ gene encoding 50S ribosomal protein L17, with translation MAYRKLNRTSSSRKALFRSLVTDLFLYERIQTTEAKAKELRSIAEKMITLAKRGDLHSRRLVARYVRREKLSPLGEGPDAIQKLFGDIALRYKDRNGGYTRIVKVGPRRGDAAPMVVIELV, from the coding sequence ATGGCATATCGCAAGTTGAATCGGACCTCTTCGAGCCGCAAGGCGCTGTTTCGCAGCCTTGTGACGGATCTGTTCCTGTACGAGCGCATTCAGACGACCGAAGCCAAGGCCAAGGAACTGCGCTCGATCGCGGAGAAAATGATCACGCTGGCGAAGCGGGGCGACCTGCATTCGCGCCGCCTGGTGGCCCGCTACGTGCGACGCGAAAAGCTGTCGCCGCTCGGCGAGGGCCCGGACGCGATTCAGAAGCTGTTCGGGGACATCGCGCTGCGGTACAAGGACCGCAACGGCGGGTACACGCGCATCGTGAAGGTGGGCCCGCGCCGCGGTGACGCTGCGCCGATGGTCGTGATCGAACTCGTGTGA